DNA sequence from the Cellulophaga sp. HaHaR_3_176 genome:
TTTTAAAGAAAATTTGTTTTTTGTTAAAGATTGCAGAAGCTAAAATAGTGTGGGTGTGATTACTTTTTAATGCAGATAAATAGTTCGGCCATATCTCATATTTAACAAAAATGGCTAGTTTAGGATTTGTTAACTGAACAAATTTTGTAGCATTGTTTATAGTGTCTAGAGGTAGGTAGGTAATAAGATCAGCAACTGCTGAGTTTTTTTTCACCTCATAACCAGATGGTGAAAAAAATGTGATAATAATTTTATGGGATGGGTAATTTTTTTTGAGCTCTTCTATAATAGGTAAGCCTTGTTCAAACTCGCCTAATGAAGCAGTGTGAACCCAAATTACATCGTGTTCATTTAATTTTGCTTCTTTTAAAGTTTTAAAAACATCTTTTCTGCCATTAACAAACAAGCCAATTTTAGCATTGAAAAAGGCAATGATGCTTAAAAAAAAACCAGCAATGTACACGAAACAATTATATATAAAACGCACTTGATTTTTGTTTGTTGCTAAAATACGTTTCTTTAAATAAATACATTGGGTGCTTAGTCTACTTTTTGTAATTTTACATCTCTAATTATACAAAATGCGAAAAATTCAAATGGTTGATCTAAAAGGTCAATACGAAGCCATTAAAGAACAAGTAAACTCTTCATTTGCTACTATTTTAGAAAATTCATCTTTTATAAATGGACCAGAAGTTCATGGTTTTCAAAAAGATTTAGAGAGTTATTTAGATGTAAAACATGTTATCCCTTGTGCTAATGGTACCGATGCATTGCAGATTGCAATGATGGGTTTAGGTTTAAAGCCAGGAGATGAGGTTATTACTGCTGATTTTACTTTTGCGGCAACTGTAGAGGTGATTGCTTTGTTGCAATTAACACCAGTTTTAGTAGATGTTTTACCTGATACGTTTAATATAGATCCAAAAGCAATTGAAAAAGCAATTACACCAAAAACAAAAGCAATTGTGCCTGTTCATTTATTCGGGCAGTGTGCAAATATGGATGCTATATTAGAAATAGCAGCGAAACATAACTTATTTGTAATTGAAGATAATGCACAAGCAATTGGAGCAAATTATAAAAATAATAAAGACGGAAAATTGAAAGCAGGTACCATAGGTCATGTAGCGGCTACATCATTTTTTCCTTCAAAAAATTTAGGAGCTTACGGAGATGGAGGTGCTATTTTTACTAATGATGATGAGCTTGCACACACATTAAGAGGTGTTGTTAATCACGGAATGTATGAGCGTTACCATCATGATGTTGTTGGTGTAAACTCTCGTTTAGATAGTTTGCAGGCAGCAGTGCTTAGGGCTAAATTGCCACTATTAGATACTTATAATAGTAAGCGAAGAGATGCTGCTCGTAAATACACAAAAGCTTTAAAGGGTATTGAGGGTGTTATTACGCCAGAAACAGTAAATGGCTGTGGTGAAATTTGCGATACTTGTGATTGCCATGTTTTTCATCAATACACATTAAAGATTACAAATGGAAAAAGAGATGCATTAGTAAAGCATTTAGCGGATAAAGAAATTCCATGTGGTGTTTATTATCCTATTCCTTTACATAAACAAAAGGCATATGTGGATGATCGATACAATGACAGCGATTTTCCTGTTACAAATCAATTAGTTCAGCAAGTTATTTCATTACCAATGCATACGGAATTAGATGATGAGCAGATTGCCTATATTACAGATGCTATTATCGGTTTTATTAAAAATTAGATTTTTAAAAATTTAGCTTTGGCATTACTACGCTATAACCATTAAAATAAGTGCATGAAAATATTAGTTACCGGAGGATTAGGCTTTATAGGGTCGCATACTGTTGTTGAGTTGCAAAACCAAGGTTTTGAAGTTCTTATAATTGATGATTTGTCTAATTCATCGGAAAAAGTTATTGATGGTATTGTTGCAATAACGGGTAAGAAGCCGTTATTTGAAAAAATTGACTTAAAAGAGAAGTCTAAAGTAGAAAATTTCTTTAAAAAGCATACAGATGTAAAGGGTGTTATACATTTCGCAGCATCTAAAGCTGTTGGAGAAAGTGTAGAGAAACCATTGTTGTACTACGAGAACAATATAGGTACATTGGTTTATCTTTTGAAAGAATTGGCGAAGAAAAATAAAGCTAGTTTTATTTTCAGCTCATCTTGTACTGTTTATGGGCAAGCTGATAAAATGCCAATTACAGAAGATGCGCCAGTGAAAACAGCGGAATCTCCATATGGGAATACAAAACAAATGGGAGAAGAAATTATTGCAGATACTTGTAAAGTAGTACCTGCATTAAATGCAATAGCATTGCGTTATTTTAATCCTATGGGTGCTCATCCTAGTGCAGAAATAGGCGAATTGCCAATTGGAGTGCCTCAAAATTTAGTTCCGTTTATTACGCAAACAGGAGTTGGTATGCGAGAACAGTTATCTGTTTTTGGAGATGATTACCCAACTATTGATGGTACTTGTGTAAGAGATTATATACATGTAGTAGATTTAGCCAAAGCACATGTTATAGCGTTAAAAAGGTTGTTAGAAGATAAAAATGATGCTAATTACGAAGTTTTTAATTTAGGTACAGGTAAGGGAA
Encoded proteins:
- the galE gene encoding UDP-glucose 4-epimerase GalE produces the protein MKILVTGGLGFIGSHTVVELQNQGFEVLIIDDLSNSSEKVIDGIVAITGKKPLFEKIDLKEKSKVENFFKKHTDVKGVIHFAASKAVGESVEKPLLYYENNIGTLVYLLKELAKKNKASFIFSSSCTVYGQADKMPITEDAPVKTAESPYGNTKQMGEEIIADTCKVVPALNAIALRYFNPMGAHPSAEIGELPIGVPQNLVPFITQTGVGMREQLSVFGDDYPTIDGTCVRDYIHVVDLAKAHVIALKRLLEDKNDANYEVFNLGTGKGSTVLEVVKSFEKVSGKKLNYKIVDKRAGDIIEAYANTEKANKVLGWKAESTLDEAMKSAWDWEVKIRS
- a CDS encoding DegT/DnrJ/EryC1/StrS aminotransferase family protein, with translation MRKIQMVDLKGQYEAIKEQVNSSFATILENSSFINGPEVHGFQKDLESYLDVKHVIPCANGTDALQIAMMGLGLKPGDEVITADFTFAATVEVIALLQLTPVLVDVLPDTFNIDPKAIEKAITPKTKAIVPVHLFGQCANMDAILEIAAKHNLFVIEDNAQAIGANYKNNKDGKLKAGTIGHVAATSFFPSKNLGAYGDGGAIFTNDDELAHTLRGVVNHGMYERYHHDVVGVNSRLDSLQAAVLRAKLPLLDTYNSKRRDAARKYTKALKGIEGVITPETVNGCGEICDTCDCHVFHQYTLKITNGKRDALVKHLADKEIPCGVYYPIPLHKQKAYVDDRYNDSDFPVTNQLVQQVISLPMHTELDDEQIAYITDAIIGFIKN